Proteins encoded in a region of the Sulfurospirillum arsenophilum NBRC 109478 genome:
- a CDS encoding trimeric intracellular cation channel family protein → MVELEVAEIIGTVAFALSGFYVAVKEKLDLLGVFIASFLTALGGGLVRDMLSDRSPYTFTHLMPSFLVIAVIVLSVLLQLHRKDEIEKKFYFIISDTLGLVSFSISGALIGLQVGFNFFGVVLLALVTAVGGGVIRDILLNRVPLLLTSEFYGTVSLLVGAILFMFAQFDISGYVPVMVVFAFGVALRLLAYYKQWNLPKIG, encoded by the coding sequence ATGGTTGAGCTTGAAGTTGCCGAAATTATCGGTACGGTTGCTTTTGCGCTGAGTGGTTTTTACGTAGCAGTCAAAGAGAAGCTCGATCTTTTAGGTGTTTTTATCGCATCATTTTTAACAGCACTTGGTGGTGGGCTGGTTCGCGATATGCTCTCGGATCGCTCTCCCTACACCTTTACACATTTGATGCCTTCTTTCTTGGTGATTGCTGTGATCGTTTTGAGTGTTCTTTTGCAATTGCACCGTAAAGATGAGATTGAAAAGAAGTTCTATTTTATCATCAGTGACACATTAGGGTTGGTCTCTTTTTCAATTTCAGGCGCACTCATTGGTTTGCAAGTAGGGTTTAACTTCTTTGGCGTGGTACTTTTAGCGCTTGTAACAGCTGTTGGCGGTGGTGTTATTAGGGATATTTTGCTCAACCGTGTACCCTTACTCTTAACCAGTGAGTTTTACGGTACGGTCTCGCTTTTAGTGGGAGCAATTTTGTTTATGTTTGCACAGTTTGACATCAGTGGATATGTGCCTGTGATGGTCGTATTTGCTTTTGGCGTAGCGCTTCGGTTGCTAGCGTATTATAAACAGTGGAATTTGCCCAAAATTGGGTAA
- the ruvX gene encoding Holliday junction resolvase RuvX → MKKTASIDIGLKRIGVALCLAAGIVSPQEAILRKNRDQAARDVDAFLNEWSIELLVVGLPKGGSSSEEMERRIKHFVSLLQFSGEVVYQDEYGSSNEAKEMMQGVIRQKRDGRIDSMAAKVILERYLDALKESHG, encoded by the coding sequence TTGAAAAAAACAGCAAGTATTGATATTGGGCTAAAACGTATTGGTGTTGCACTCTGCTTGGCGGCGGGAATTGTCTCACCGCAAGAGGCGATACTGCGTAAAAATCGTGACCAAGCCGCACGCGATGTTGATGCTTTTTTAAATGAGTGGAGCATCGAGCTTTTGGTTGTGGGTCTTCCCAAAGGTGGTAGTAGTAGCGAAGAGATGGAACGGCGCATCAAACACTTTGTAAGCTTACTCCAATTTAGCGGAGAGGTGGTGTACCAAGACGAATACGGCTCAAGCAATGAGGCCAAAGAGATGATGCAAGGTGTCATCCGTCAAAAGCGCGATGGACGCATTGACTCCATGGCGGCAAAAGTCATTTTAGAACGCTATTTGGACGCACTAAAGGAAAGCCATGGTTGA